The sequence CGCCAACCACAAACAAAATAAAGGAAAGGCAGTGGAAACCTCGCTAAAATAGCCGTTTCCACCGCCTTTTTCCCACTCAAATTCCAACTTTTCGTGGAATCTACTGCTTGATCGTAGGGGCTTGTCTTGCCACGGGGGCCAGTTCGCCGTGCTTGCGGAACAGGTGTTTGACCAGGGTGTTGAAGCCGCGGAACACGCGATAGCGTTCACGGGGATTCTTGATGGCCATGATGCCCTGACGCAGGATGTAGCTGGGGCGCAGGTAGAACTCGCGGCGAGCCTTGTCGCAGAAGTCCACCAGAGCCTGGCTGGTCAGTTCACCACGCTGGATGGTAGTACGGTGGAAGCCGTCCTTGTCCAACCACTGGTTGTAATCCTTGGTCTGCAAGGCGCCACTTTCCAGAGCTTCCTTGTAGGCTTCGGTGCCGGGGTATGCCATGATCGGGTAGAACTGAGCCGTATTGGGATTCAACTTCTTGGCGTAGTCCAGAGTCATGCGGAGAGTCTGGGGAGTATCGCCGGGGTTACCCACCATAAAGCAACCGTGAACCAGGAGACCAGCCTTGCGGGCATTCTTGGTAAACTCGATAGCCTTGTCGGTATTCTTGATACCCTTGCGGATATTCTGGAGTACTTCGGGAGATGCGCTTTCGAAGCCGACGCACATTTCACGGCAGCCAGCCTTCTTCATCAGCTTAAGCAATTCCAGGGGAACGTCTGCACGGGCATTGCAGCTCCAGGTAATCTTGAGACCGCGTTCCAGAATCAGGTTGCAGATGTCGCGAACATGCTGGTGGTTAGCGGTAAAGGTATCGTCTTCAAAGAAGACTTCACCCAGATCTTCAAAATTTTCCTTGATGTACTGCAGTTCGTCCACCACATCCTTGGGGTCGCGCATACGGAACACATGACCGTTCAGAGTCTGGGGGATAACGCAGTAGCTACAGCGGTTGGGGCAACCACGACCGCTCAAGATAACAATCAGCGGGTTCAGGTTGGCGCCGTAGAAATACTTCTTGTAGCAGCTGTAAAGGTACTTGCGATAGACCTTGGAAACCCAGGGCAGTTCGTTCAAGTTTTCAATCTTCGGGCCTTCGGGCTGGAAGT is a genomic window of Fibrobacter sp. UWH6 containing:
- a CDS encoding B12-binding domain-containing radical SAM protein; the protein is MRITFLNPPFHPMFSRESRSPCVTKSSTLYWPMFLSYAAGTAEADGNEIQLIDSPAMELDLQQTLEGMKKFAPELVICSTSTPSILNDLKVVHAIKEAMPGAKVAIMGTHATAEPLESLEMEPSLDYVVIGEADYTCRNLARALRGDEGAAPVGQIAGLAYRKEDGTTDFQPEGPKIENLNELPWVSKVYRKYLYSCYKKYFYGANLNPLIVILSGRGCPNRCSYCVIPQTLNGHVFRMRDPKDVVDELQYIKENFEDLGEVFFEDDTFTANHQHVRDICNLILERGLKITWSCNARADVPLELLKLMKKAGCREMCVGFESASPEVLQNIRKGIKNTDKAIEFTKNARKAGLLVHGCFMVGNPGDTPQTLRMTLDYAKKLNPNTAQFYPIMAYPGTEAYKEALESGALQTKDYNQWLDKDGFHRTTIQRGELTSQALVDFCDKARREFYLRPSYILRQGIMAIKNPRERYRVFRGFNTLVKHLFRKHGELAPVARQAPTIKQ